GTCGTTCTCATTGCGTCGATTCCGTATCTGGTTGCTCAAATTCAGGGGATCGGTATCATGGTGGAAACCATGACCGAAGGGCTCATACCTTACAAGGTCGGCTTGTTCTTTATTCCGGCTTTCATTACCGTCTATCTGATGATGGGCGGCATGAAAGGATCCGCATGGGTCAATACGGTTCAGGGTATTTTTTTCACGGTGATGGTGTTTATCCTCTTTGGCGCGGTGATGGCCAAAAACGGCGGGTTTGGCCCGACGATGGATCTGGTCTATCAGAAACACCCGGAACTGTTCCAGTTGGGATGGAACAATGGCAAGGTTTGGAGCTATCCCATGATTTGTCGAGTAGACCGGTTTTCTCTATTGGTCGATGGGTACGATTCACATGAACTTGAGCACGAGACGCCTTGCCGCACGCGGCTACTACGAATCGATGCCGAATCACCCTTCTTCCGCCATTGTCGCCGGCCCCTCTCAGAACCGTGCTGGCGCTATTTACGCACACGGCTCCTCATCTGTATTTTCACCGAGATGCGAACAAGTTTACCATAATTCGGGGGGATGGAAGCGGAAACCTCTCAAGCAGTTTCTCAAAACCTTCCCAGGACATACTCCCTCTTCTCCCTCGACGATCCAACCATTTGACGAGCAGTTTCT
The nucleotide sequence above comes from Desulfatirhabdium butyrativorans DSM 18734. Encoded proteins:
- a CDS encoding sodium:solute symporter family protein, giving the protein MSAMIIITSICLISVILSYVAFKQGFTRNADDYFVAGSSLGYFVLIFSLLASFLSAFSMFGMASLGYRTGYGALYVLTVNLVPLGFLWYFMHKKTLILGRARRWMSMGAPFGERYGKSMRAIIPIVVLIASIPYLVAQIQGIGIMVETMTEGLIPYKVGLFFIPAFITVYLMMGGMKGSAWVNTVQGIFFTVMVFILFGAVMAKNGGFGPTMDLVYQKHPELFQLGWNNGKVWSYPMICRVDRFSLLVDGYDSHELEHETPCRTRLLRIDAESPFFRHCRRPLSEPCWRYLRTRLLICIFTEMRTSLP